The Desulfoscipio gibsoniae DSM 7213 genome contains a region encoding:
- a CDS encoding DUF421 domain-containing protein: MVEWLEVLLRSVGLFVITLFLARLIGKRQTSRLTFFDLITAIVIGGIATVISLNLVPNLLHGLVALVVWTLLPALIYLLSIKYKTVRDIVQGKETVLINHGKVLEDKLMEARYTPEDLLSQLRKKNAFKVADVEFAVLEPTGEVSVLLKKDQQPVTPKTAGLNVGLESVPQTVIMDGIIMDEPLTAMGLNRNWLHTELEKAGVAPENVFIGQVDSTGQLYLDLFDDAIQVPKPKTKELAWATIKKCQADCELYALGAKQPEAREMYGKSAAVLADVVNELEPLLKR; the protein is encoded by the coding sequence ATGGTCGAATGGTTGGAAGTTTTACTGCGCTCCGTCGGCTTATTTGTGATAACGTTGTTCCTTGCTCGTTTAATCGGTAAAAGACAAACATCCCGGTTGACTTTTTTTGATTTGATTACCGCTATTGTAATTGGTGGAATCGCTACCGTTATATCTTTAAACTTGGTACCAAACCTGTTACATGGTTTGGTTGCCCTGGTGGTTTGGACCCTGCTCCCGGCACTTATTTACCTGCTGTCTATCAAATACAAAACGGTTAGGGATATTGTCCAGGGTAAGGAAACGGTACTGATCAACCACGGTAAAGTACTGGAAGATAAATTAATGGAGGCCCGGTATACACCGGAAGATTTGTTGAGCCAGTTAAGGAAGAAAAATGCTTTTAAAGTGGCCGACGTGGAATTTGCGGTGCTAGAGCCAACCGGTGAGGTCAGCGTGTTGCTCAAAAAGGATCAACAGCCTGTTACCCCCAAAACCGCCGGCCTTAATGTAGGCCTGGAAAGCGTGCCGCAAACCGTTATTATGGATGGCATTATCATGGATGAGCCCCTCACCGCTATGGGGCTAAACAGAAACTGGCTACACACCGAGCTGGAGAAAGCAGGTGTGGCTCCGGAAAATGTATTTATCGGGCAGGTGGACTCCACTGGCCAGCTGTATCTGGATCTGTTTGACGATGCTATCCAAGTGCCCAAGCCTAAAACAAAAGAACTTGCCTGGGCAACCATCAAGAAATGCCAGGCTGACTGCGAACTATACGCTCTGGGCGCCAAACAACCGGAGGCCAGGGAGATGTACGGTAAATCCGCTGCGGTACTGGCTGATGTGGTTAATGAGTTGGAACCGTTGCTTAAAAGATAA
- a CDS encoding helix-turn-helix transcriptional regulator: MENKVEELRKRIGLNQEDLAKALKVSRQTISSIETGKYNPSLELAFAISDYFKKSIEEIFVYEGRGENEKK; encoded by the coding sequence GTGGAAAATAAAGTTGAAGAGCTTAGAAAGCGTATAGGACTTAATCAAGAGGATTTGGCGAAGGCTCTTAAAGTTTCAAGACAAACAATTAGCTCAATAGAAACAGGGAAGTATAACCCCTCATTGGAATTAGCCTTCGCAATTTCAGACTACTTTAAAAAATCAATTGAGGAAATTTTTGTTTATGAAGGGAGAGGGGAAAATGAAAAAAAGTAA
- the thpR gene encoding RNA 2',3'-cyclic phosphodiesterase produces MRVLQSRLFWAINLPVDLKRKLGNLQSCLKTAPVNIKWVEQHNLHLTVKFLGDVDDSRVSEITRAVNEAAGGLGSFKLELSGIGFFPGPRRPRVIWVGVQGEVHKLRLLHRRVEECMAGLGWDSNSQGFAPHLTLGRLRTPQGGEMLAGKADKLASQLGVIGSLTVSGIDLMKSRLTRNGPVYQVLVSVKI; encoded by the coding sequence ATGCGGGTGCTGCAGTCACGTCTTTTTTGGGCCATAAATTTACCGGTGGATTTAAAAAGGAAGTTAGGAAATTTGCAATCCTGTTTGAAAACCGCCCCTGTTAATATTAAATGGGTTGAGCAGCACAACCTCCATTTGACTGTCAAATTCTTAGGTGATGTAGACGACAGCCGGGTTAGCGAAATTACCAGAGCTGTTAATGAAGCAGCCGGCGGTTTAGGTAGTTTTAAACTGGAATTGAGCGGGATAGGTTTTTTTCCGGGGCCGCGCCGCCCCAGGGTTATCTGGGTGGGGGTGCAGGGAGAAGTGCATAAGCTTCGCCTGCTGCACCGGCGGGTGGAAGAGTGTATGGCCGGACTGGGTTGGGATTCAAACAGTCAAGGCTTTGCACCACATTTGACCCTGGGCCGGTTGCGCACACCCCAGGGCGGTGAAATGTTGGCAGGTAAGGCAGACAAGCTTGCCAGCCAGCTGGGCGTTATTGGCAGTCTAACAGTATCCGGTATAGATTTGATGAAGAGCAGGCTTACCCGCAATGGACCGGTGTACCAGGTGCTGGTTTCGGTAAAAATATAA
- a CDS encoding DUF1657 domain-containing protein: MTVATQVKQTLAGLKSAQASLETFAMQTQNQQAKDLYTNAAQQTQTIVNSLEPRINEIEQQEPQYKGF; the protein is encoded by the coding sequence ATGACAGTAGCAACCCAAGTCAAACAAACCTTAGCGGGTCTTAAAAGTGCCCAGGCCAGTTTAGAAACCTTTGCCATGCAAACCCAAAACCAACAAGCTAAAGACCTTTACACTAACGCGGCACAGCAGACCCAAACCATTGTGAACAGTTTGGAGCCCAGGATTAATGAGATTGAGCAGCAAGAGCCCCAGTATAAAGGATTTTAG
- a CDS encoding DUF421 domain-containing protein — protein MLINPYIEIPLRALFAYLFLLLFTRINGREQISQLTYFEYVVGITIGSIAGTLTTTPEDPFGPGLLGMAVWTILPILTGLLVLKSVPARKIIEGEPIVVIQNGKIDEEALARQRTNLDDLMLMLRQKDIFNIGDVENAIFERNGELTVQRKSQLNPVTPADLNISTLYQGLPTTLVQDGVVIENRLKEISLSKDWLLKKLQTEHGVNEISQVSIAQLDTSGNLYVDLKNANPENKPH, from the coding sequence ATGCTTATCAATCCGTACATTGAAATACCGCTCCGAGCATTGTTTGCCTATTTATTTCTTTTGCTGTTTACACGGATCAACGGACGTGAGCAAATATCCCAGCTAACCTATTTTGAATATGTGGTGGGTATTACGATAGGATCCATAGCCGGCACTTTAACCACTACGCCCGAGGATCCATTCGGCCCCGGATTATTGGGCATGGCCGTGTGGACGATATTACCCATTCTTACGGGCTTGTTGGTATTAAAATCAGTGCCTGCCCGCAAAATTATCGAGGGTGAACCAATCGTCGTAATCCAAAACGGTAAGATTGATGAAGAGGCTTTGGCCAGGCAGAGGACTAATTTGGACGACCTCATGTTAATGCTCAGGCAAAAAGATATTTTTAATATCGGCGATGTTGAAAACGCAATATTTGAACGTAATGGTGAACTTACGGTACAGAGAAAAAGCCAGTTGAATCCGGTTACTCCGGCGGATTTAAATATCAGCACCCTGTACCAGGGATTGCCCACTACTTTGGTTCAAGACGGGGTAGTTATTGAAAACAGGCTGAAAGAAATCAGCTTGAGTAAAGACTGGCTTTTAAAAAAATTGCAAACGGAGCATGGTGTAAATGAAATTAGTCAGGTTAGCATTGCTCAGCTGGATACCAGCGGTAATTTATACGTTGATTTGAAAAACGCCAATCCAGAAAACAAACCGCACTAA
- the rpoD gene encoding RNA polymerase sigma factor RpoD, protein MSRDDSKEKRIVKNVKELIEKGKKRGAVTYHEVMDSLQGIELTPEQIDDVYEKLSAMGIEVVPDVQDIETVNASPLEEEDNDSSDDVEVDLTVPEGVGIDDPVRMYLKEIGRVPLLTPEREVELAKRMEEGDEEAKRLLAEANLRLVVSIAKRYVGRGMLFLDLIQEGNLGLIKAVEKFDYRKGYKFSTYATWWIRQAITRAIADQARTIRIPVHMVETINKLIRVSRQLLQELGREPLPEEIAKEMGISEEKVREILKIAQEPVSLETPIGEEEDSHLGDFIEDHDARAPAEEASFTLLREQLDDVLTTLTDREQKVLRLRFGLDDGRARTLEEVGQKFGVTRERIRQIEAKTLRKLRHPSRSKKLKDYLD, encoded by the coding sequence ATGAGCAGGGATGATTCCAAGGAAAAACGAATTGTCAAAAACGTTAAGGAATTAATCGAAAAGGGCAAAAAAAGGGGAGCCGTGACTTACCACGAGGTTATGGACAGTTTACAGGGCATAGAGCTCACCCCCGAGCAAATTGATGATGTATACGAGAAGTTGTCAGCCATGGGTATCGAAGTGGTTCCCGATGTTCAGGATATTGAGACCGTCAACGCTTCTCCCTTGGAAGAAGAAGATAACGACTCCAGTGATGATGTAGAAGTGGATTTAACCGTCCCCGAGGGCGTTGGTATAGATGATCCCGTGCGCATGTATTTAAAAGAAATTGGCCGGGTGCCCCTGCTGACGCCGGAAAGGGAAGTGGAACTGGCCAAGCGGATGGAGGAGGGCGACGAAGAAGCCAAGCGCTTGCTTGCCGAAGCCAACCTGCGTTTGGTGGTCAGTATTGCCAAACGGTATGTAGGCCGGGGCATGCTATTTTTGGATTTAATCCAGGAAGGTAATTTGGGCCTGATTAAGGCTGTGGAAAAGTTTGATTACCGTAAGGGATATAAATTTAGCACCTATGCCACCTGGTGGATCAGGCAGGCCATTACCAGGGCTATAGCCGATCAGGCCCGGACTATTCGTATTCCGGTGCATATGGTGGAAACCATTAATAAACTAATCAGGGTGAGCAGACAGTTGCTGCAGGAGCTGGGTCGTGAGCCGTTGCCTGAGGAAATTGCCAAAGAAATGGGTATTTCCGAGGAAAAGGTGCGGGAAATACTTAAAATTGCCCAGGAGCCTGTTTCGCTGGAAACTCCCATTGGTGAAGAGGAAGATTCCCACCTGGGTGATTTCATTGAAGACCATGATGCCCGGGCTCCAGCCGAAGAAGCTTCTTTTACATTGCTTCGAGAACAGCTAGATGATGTGCTGACCACGCTTACTGACCGGGAACAAAAAGTGTTGCGCCTGCGCTTTGGACTGGATGACGGCCGGGCACGGACCCTTGAGGAAGTGGGCCAGAAATTTGGCGTAACCCGGGAGCGGATTAGACAAATTGAAGCTAAGACACTAAGAAAGCTACGCCATCCCAGCCGCAGTAAAAAACTTAAAGATTACCTGGATTAG
- a CDS encoding DUF1657 domain-containing protein, with amino-acid sequence MMTVSAQVKQTIASLKGTRATLESFADIEQNDQAEQILYKNITRLEGVIKDMENRLSVLEFEEPQYKGF; translated from the coding sequence ATGATGACGGTGAGCGCCCAGGTTAAGCAAACGATTGCGAGCCTGAAGGGTACCAGGGCCACCTTGGAAAGTTTTGCCGACATCGAGCAAAACGACCAGGCTGAGCAGATATTATATAAAAATATAACGCGTCTTGAAGGCGTCATTAAAGATATGGAAAATAGACTAAGCGTCCTGGAGTTTGAGGAACCTCAGTACAAAGGTTTTTAA
- the spoVAE gene encoding stage V sporulation protein AE: METYFWAFVVGGLICVIGQLLMDVGKLTPAHTISSMVVAGAVLAGLGLYEPLIDFAGAGATIPITSFGNSLVHGAMAEAEQTGLVGIITGIFEVTSAGISAAIIFGFMAALLVRPKG; encoded by the coding sequence ATGGAAACTTATTTTTGGGCCTTTGTGGTTGGCGGGCTTATTTGTGTGATCGGGCAGCTGCTGATGGATGTGGGTAAACTTACCCCGGCCCATACCATCAGCAGTATGGTGGTGGCGGGCGCCGTTTTAGCCGGCTTGGGACTATACGAACCGCTGATAGATTTTGCCGGGGCCGGGGCCACCATCCCAATTACTAGTTTCGGCAACTCACTGGTGCACGGGGCGATGGCCGAGGCTGAGCAGACCGGGCTGGTGGGCATTATTACGGGCATTTTTGAAGTAACCAGCGCGGGTATATCGGCGGCTATTATTTTTGGTTTCATGGCGGCTTTGCTGGTGAGGCCTAAAGGGTAA
- the spoVAD gene encoding stage V sporulation protein AD gives MLQGHQTWVFNNRPTIISAATVGGPFEAEGPLANDFDLLHGDLWLGQDSYEKAQKKMLEEACEKAIQKGGLQKQDIQFFLAGDLLNQIISSSFAARTMAMPFLGLYGACSSSMESLALGALIVNSKAGNYVLCGTVSHNGAVEKQFRYPTEYGAQKPPTAQWTATAAGVALLAAEGEGPKVTCATIGRIVDMGISDPYNMGGAMAPAAVDTITAHFRDLRINPREYDIIATGDLGRVGHEIASDLLKKHNIDIPTEIFTDCGLLIYGPNQQSEVLAGGSGCGCSAAVTYGHLLNRMKKGELRKILIVATGALLSPLSYQQKESIPCIAHAVSIVSSQ, from the coding sequence ATGTTGCAAGGTCACCAAACCTGGGTATTTAATAACCGGCCCACCATTATATCTGCAGCCACCGTGGGGGGCCCCTTTGAGGCGGAGGGTCCTTTGGCAAATGATTTTGATTTATTGCACGGCGACCTGTGGCTTGGGCAAGATAGCTATGAAAAAGCACAAAAGAAAATGCTGGAGGAAGCCTGTGAAAAAGCTATTCAAAAGGGTGGCCTGCAAAAACAAGATATCCAGTTTTTCCTTGCCGGAGATTTGCTGAACCAAATTATTTCCAGCAGTTTTGCTGCACGGACAATGGCGATGCCTTTTTTGGGACTATACGGGGCCTGCTCAAGCTCAATGGAGAGCCTTGCCTTGGGTGCTCTGATCGTTAACAGTAAAGCGGGTAATTATGTGCTTTGCGGCACTGTCAGTCACAATGGGGCGGTGGAAAAACAATTCCGCTACCCCACTGAATATGGCGCCCAGAAACCTCCCACTGCCCAGTGGACTGCTACAGCGGCCGGGGTAGCCCTGCTGGCAGCCGAAGGGGAGGGCCCCAAAGTTACTTGTGCAACCATTGGTAGAATAGTGGATATGGGTATTAGTGATCCTTATAACATGGGCGGCGCAATGGCTCCGGCCGCAGTGGATACTATTACTGCACATTTCAGGGATTTGCGTATTAATCCCCGGGAATACGACATTATTGCCACCGGTGACCTGGGGCGGGTGGGGCATGAAATTGCTTCTGATTTACTAAAAAAACATAACATTGATATACCTACAGAAATATTTACAGATTGTGGACTTCTGATTTATGGGCCGAACCAGCAGTCGGAAGTACTGGCTGGTGGCAGTGGTTGTGGGTGCTCAGCTGCCGTAACCTATGGGCATCTACTGAATAGGATGAAAAAAGGAGAGTTACGCAAGATATTAATTGTAGCTACCGGTGCCCTTTTATCTCCGCTGTCATACCAGCAAAAAGAAAGTATCCCATGTATTGCGCATGCCGTTTCCATTGTATCTAGCCAATAA
- the spoVAC gene encoding stage V sporulation protein AC: MSNKQKKKLTAVQQEYQSFAKAREPGRPVAKNIIRAFIAGGIICIIAQGISEFFLWNFDFTEKTVGNPTVAVMILISVILTSFGVYDHIAQWAGAGTAVPVTGFANSIASAAIEHRSEGFVLGVGGNMFKLAGSVIVFGVFAAFVIALIKTTLAMLGGG; this comes from the coding sequence TTGTCTAATAAACAAAAAAAGAAATTAACCGCAGTACAGCAGGAATACCAATCTTTTGCCAAGGCCAGGGAACCCGGACGGCCGGTTGCCAAAAATATCATTCGGGCGTTTATTGCGGGTGGTATCATATGCATTATAGCCCAGGGGATATCGGAATTTTTTCTGTGGAACTTTGATTTTACGGAAAAAACAGTTGGTAACCCCACTGTAGCGGTGATGATTTTAATATCAGTAATATTAACTTCATTTGGCGTATATGACCATATCGCCCAGTGGGCAGGGGCCGGGACGGCGGTGCCCGTTACGGGGTTTGCTAATTCCATAGCCTCGGCGGCCATTGAGCACCGCAGCGAAGGGTTTGTGCTTGGGGTAGGGGGAAATATGTTTAAACTGGCCGGCTCTGTAATCGTGTTTGGCGTTTTTGCAGCCTTCGTTATTGCCCTGATTAAAACAACGTTGGCAATGTTGGGGGGGGGCTAG
- the dnaG gene encoding DNA primase, whose translation MGGFIPEEIVENIRLRADIVQIISDYVTLQKKGRNYMGHCPFHQESDPSFTVTPDKQIFYCFGCHAGGNVFKFIMLQHNLSFPEAVKMLGEKVGIAVPDGYSPQVRERLRREEKAWKINNLAKDFFQSILLQHSEAAAAREYIHGRGINANIIKDFGLGYAPASWDTLMKFMQSKGIGVSDLLKVGLVVSGDRGVYDRFRSRLMFPIADARGRVVGFGGRVLGDGLPKYLNTAETDFFSKGKILYGLDRARQAIREMRYVVITEGYMDTIAAHQYGMANTVASLGTSLTKEHGRLLMNYTREVIIAYDADAAGVAAAVRGLDILQELGCRVRVLSLPEGKDPDEFLRARGLDQWKRQVENATPLVEFKIQRALAKYNNGPLARDAVLEEVLPALAAMPGELEKNEAIRLVAARLFTSYHVVAEQLQKFSNSNRKKTTKPDKIAKIKHNINNKRIANDFGKKAEYGLIRFILEDNKVIDLVAGALPGNFFQDDFCREVYAKIIDAYNRSYAHTSSVVLDHLDEEYQKKLSAMLIEPVPGENPELIVKGYINAIKKRQLLEHRRQLQDALAGAEKAGDYNEIIRILQEIGFTDQTLKGGEMLQ comes from the coding sequence GTGGGAGGTTTTATTCCTGAGGAAATAGTGGAGAATATTCGATTAAGGGCAGATATTGTGCAAATTATTTCAGATTACGTAACGTTGCAAAAAAAAGGCCGCAACTATATGGGACACTGCCCTTTTCACCAGGAATCCGATCCTTCATTTACAGTTACGCCCGATAAACAAATTTTTTATTGTTTTGGTTGTCATGCTGGTGGCAATGTATTTAAATTTATTATGCTTCAGCACAATTTATCCTTTCCCGAGGCGGTTAAAATGCTCGGTGAAAAGGTAGGGATAGCGGTTCCTGATGGATACAGCCCCCAGGTGCGGGAGCGTTTGCGCCGGGAGGAAAAAGCATGGAAAATAAACAATCTGGCCAAAGATTTCTTTCAATCTATACTGCTTCAGCATTCCGAGGCCGCTGCGGCTAGGGAATATATACATGGCAGGGGCATAAATGCGAATATCATCAAGGATTTTGGGCTTGGTTATGCGCCCGCTTCATGGGACACACTGATGAAATTCATGCAAAGCAAAGGTATTGGCGTGTCCGATTTGCTCAAGGTAGGGCTGGTGGTTAGCGGCGATCGCGGAGTATATGACCGGTTCCGGTCACGCTTGATGTTTCCCATAGCAGATGCCCGGGGTCGGGTGGTTGGTTTTGGCGGGCGTGTGTTGGGCGATGGATTGCCCAAGTACTTAAACACTGCGGAAACAGATTTTTTCAGTAAAGGTAAAATATTATATGGTCTTGACAGGGCTAGGCAAGCCATTAGAGAGATGAGGTACGTCGTTATTACCGAGGGTTATATGGATACCATAGCGGCTCACCAGTACGGTATGGCCAATACAGTAGCCTCACTGGGTACCAGTTTGACCAAGGAACACGGGCGTTTATTGATGAACTACACCAGGGAAGTGATTATTGCCTACGATGCTGACGCTGCGGGAGTGGCGGCAGCAGTGCGGGGACTTGACATATTACAGGAGTTGGGCTGCCGGGTTAGGGTGCTTTCCTTACCCGAAGGTAAGGATCCGGATGAATTTTTGCGGGCCCGGGGACTTGACCAATGGAAGCGGCAGGTGGAAAACGCCACACCGCTGGTTGAGTTCAAAATTCAAAGGGCCCTGGCTAAATATAATAATGGGCCTTTGGCCAGGGATGCTGTACTGGAAGAAGTATTGCCCGCCCTGGCAGCTATGCCCGGTGAGTTGGAAAAAAATGAAGCTATCCGGCTGGTTGCTGCCAGGTTATTTACTAGCTACCATGTGGTAGCAGAGCAGCTCCAAAAATTTTCCAACAGTAACCGAAAAAAAACAACAAAACCGGATAAAATTGCTAAAATTAAGCATAATATTAATAATAAAAGAATTGCCAATGATTTTGGTAAAAAAGCCGAATATGGATTAATAAGATTTATACTGGAAGATAATAAAGTTATAGATTTGGTTGCCGGTGCACTACCGGGCAATTTTTTTCAAGATGATTTTTGTCGTGAGGTTTATGCAAAAATAATAGATGCTTATAATCGATCATATGCGCATACATCATCTGTTGTACTTGATCACCTGGACGAGGAGTATCAGAAAAAGTTGAGCGCTATGTTAATTGAACCGGTTCCCGGCGAAAACCCGGAGCTGATTGTAAAGGGTTATATAAATGCCATTAAAAAACGACAGTTGTTGGAACACCGCCGGCAATTGCAGGATGCGCTGGCCGGTGCGGAAAAAGCCGGGGATTATAATGAAATTATACGCATATTACAGGAAATAGGATTTACTGATCAAACCCTGAAGGGAGGGGAAATGTTGCAATGA
- the sugE gene encoding quaternary ammonium compound efflux SMR transporter SugE, which yields MKWLLLVIAGLLEMCWAVGLKYSQGFTKLMPSVFTIVGMIASFYFLSLALKSLPLGTAYAIWTGIGTVGTVILGIILFKEPVDMTRLIFIGFIVIGIIGLKLVSAH from the coding sequence ATGAAATGGTTATTGTTAGTCATAGCAGGACTTCTTGAAATGTGCTGGGCTGTAGGATTAAAATATTCGCAAGGTTTCACAAAACTTATGCCGAGTGTCTTTACTATAGTGGGGATGATAGCGAGTTTTTATTTTTTATCGTTGGCATTAAAAAGTCTTCCATTAGGAACAGCTTACGCAATCTGGACAGGAATCGGCACAGTTGGGACTGTGATATTAGGAATAATTCTGTTCAAAGAACCTGTTGACATGACAAGGCTTATCTTTATTGGATTTATAGTTATAGGAATTATAGGCTTGAAACTTGTATCTGCTCATTGA
- a CDS encoding deoxyguanosinetriphosphate triphosphohydrolase, protein MEIRQHTEAMEDNYLSPFGARSHRSVGRRFSEEPCRIRTAFQRDRDRIIHSKAFRRLKHKTQVFIIPEGDHYRTRLTHTLEVAQIARTVARALRLNEDLTEAIALGHDLGHTPFGHAGENALNEIMPGGFKHNRQSLRVVEELEEGTGLNLTWEVCDGILHHTGPVRPSTLEGQVVKIADRVAYINHDIDDAIRGGILLVEDLPTFCLDILGREHRTRINTMVTDLIISSRDKPLISMSSTVHEATDKLRQFLFDHVYIDSEAKGEEGKARHVLQYLFTHWVKNPQCLPEEHRARSQVVGVERAVCDYIAGMTDRYAIAQFKQLFIPRSFAIPKITSLCTAYGKQKNVELGRIIYSDSE, encoded by the coding sequence GTGGAAATTCGTCAGCACACCGAGGCCATGGAAGATAACTATTTATCTCCATTTGGAGCGCGCAGCCATCGTTCAGTTGGCCGTCGCTTTTCTGAAGAACCGTGCCGTATTCGAACAGCGTTCCAGCGGGACCGGGATAGAATAATCCATTCTAAAGCGTTTCGCCGCCTCAAACACAAAACCCAGGTTTTTATTATTCCTGAAGGCGACCATTATCGCACCAGACTTACCCATACCCTGGAGGTGGCCCAGATAGCCCGTACGGTGGCCCGGGCATTGCGTTTAAACGAGGACCTTACCGAGGCCATAGCGCTGGGGCATGATTTGGGACATACTCCCTTTGGCCATGCCGGGGAAAACGCTCTTAACGAAATTATGCCGGGTGGTTTTAAGCACAACAGGCAAAGCCTGCGGGTAGTGGAAGAGTTAGAGGAGGGTACGGGGCTTAACCTGACCTGGGAAGTGTGTGACGGTATTTTACACCATACCGGTCCCGTACGCCCTTCCACCCTGGAGGGCCAGGTAGTTAAAATAGCTGATCGGGTGGCTTATATAAACCATGATATTGACGATGCCATCCGGGGCGGTATTTTACTGGTAGAAGATTTGCCCACATTTTGTTTGGATATATTAGGAAGAGAGCACCGCACACGTATTAATACAATGGTGACGGATTTAATTATAAGCAGCCGGGATAAGCCGTTGATCAGTATGAGCAGTACAGTGCATGAAGCCACGGATAAACTAAGGCAATTTCTATTTGACCATGTCTATATCGACTCCGAGGCCAAAGGGGAAGAGGGAAAGGCTCGGCATGTGTTACAATATCTATTTACCCACTGGGTCAAAAACCCCCAATGCCTGCCTGAGGAGCACCGTGCCAGATCCCAAGTTGTCGGCGTGGAGCGGGCGGTATGCGACTATATTGCAGGTATGACTGACCGTTATGCCATCGCCCAATTTAAGCAGCTTTTTATCCCTCGCTCTTTTGCTATCCCCAAAATAACTTCATTGTGCACGGCTTACGGTAAACAAAAAAATGTCGAACTCGGAAGGATAATTTATAGTGACAGCGAATAA
- a CDS encoding flavodoxin family protein, with protein sequence MLIIAINGSPNAEGNTALMLRTALDEITTAGGEGHFMQVSDLLAKAKVPYCVVCSNPCEGRCFRGTALEAAYDLLRRCDGIIMGSPVYFCTVSAQIKAFWDKARYLRKDKALLNVVGGALSVGAGRFGGQESTLRALQDMMLCQGMTVVGDGFNDNDSGHLGACAQRMAKDDQDGLKRTRILARRVLEVAQATASLRVHRTQGK encoded by the coding sequence ATGCTTATTATTGCTATAAATGGCAGCCCTAATGCAGAAGGCAATACTGCCCTGATGCTGCGGACCGCTTTAGATGAAATAACGACTGCGGGTGGTGAGGGGCATTTTATGCAAGTTTCTGATTTACTGGCCAAGGCTAAAGTGCCTTATTGCGTGGTTTGTTCTAATCCCTGTGAGGGCAGATGTTTCCGCGGCACAGCGCTGGAGGCTGCTTACGATTTGTTACGGCGCTGCGACGGCATAATAATGGGCAGCCCGGTATATTTCTGCACTGTTTCGGCCCAAATTAAAGCCTTTTGGGATAAAGCCCGTTACCTGCGCAAGGATAAAGCACTGCTTAATGTGGTGGGAGGTGCATTGTCGGTGGGCGCGGGCCGTTTTGGCGGTCAGGAATCTACTCTGCGGGCCTTGCAGGACATGATGCTTTGTCAAGGTATGACCGTGGTGGGGGATGGCTTTAATGATAATGATTCCGGGCATCTGGGTGCTTGCGCCCAGCGAATGGCCAAGGATGACCAGGATGGGCTGAAGCGCACCCGAATTTTGGCGCGGCGGGTGCTGGAGGTGGCACAGGCTACTGCCAGCCTGCGTGTCCACCGGACCCAGGGGAAGTAA